The Mustela nigripes isolate SB6536 chromosome 11, MUSNIG.SB6536, whole genome shotgun sequence genomic interval GACTGAGCCCTCACTCTGCCAGGTTTTGtgttaatttctttattaattttttttcttattgaagtacagttgatgtacaatgttatattagtttgagGTGTAACAACGTAGCAaatcagcaattctgtacattacacaGTGTTCACCACTGTAAGTGTAGTTACTGTCACCATATGACATTATTATAATGTGTTAACCTCTTATATGAATTACTTCATCTATCCTCACAGCAACTTCAAGTGAGTGagcatcattcccattttacagatggggagactgatctgttcattcatttattcatcaaatctAAATGAAGGGCCTACTGTATACCAGAGAATTTTTCTAGAAGCTGTGAATACAGCCATGAACAATACTGACCAAATCTGTCCTTGCTTGGAACCTAATGGAGACAGGTAAATACACTTCCAATATTTCAGGtggtaagtgctatggagaaaactTAAGCAGGACAATGGAGTTAGGGAGAATGGGGAGAAGGCTCTATGAGAGAGTGTGTAACTGAGTAAAAGAGCTGAGGGAAGTCAGGAAGCAAGTTTCCTGGCAAACTGGAGAAATGCTCAAGTTAGAAGGAAAAGCAAgcgcaaaggccctgaggtggagtATTCTTGGGGTGTTCAAAGAAAAACGAGCTAGAGGAGAATGGTGGGGAATGGTCTGGTATGCTGGTGCTAAGAGGCAGGTGTGCACATCGCGGAGGACTTTAGCTTTCGTATGGAATTTGGATTTGGATGAGGGTAATGGGAGCCCTTGGAGAGTGTGTGATCTGacttaggtttttatttattttttattttttttttaaagattttatttatttatttgacagagagagatcacaagtaggcagagaggcaggcagagagagatagaggaggaagcaggctccctgctgagcagagagcccgatgtgggactcgatcccaggaccctgagatcatgacctgagctgaaggcagcagcttaacccactgagccactcaggcgcccctgacttaggtttttaaaaagtcattctggCTACCATGTGGGAAAAACAGGGGTGGTAGAGGGAGGTCAAGGGTGAAAGCAGCAAGGTAAGGACACTATTGCAAGTATTTCGGATGTTAGGTAACTAGTCTCAGGTCACTCAGCTCCACAGAGGGCTGAGCCAGAATTTACTCCCGCCCAGGGTATCAGAACCTGGCTTCAATTAATAGCTAAAACTCCTTGTTGTTTCCAGTATCAAAATACATTGAGTATTTTCTGTATGTCAGACACTGTGCAAGCCCTTGCCCCATTATCTTATCTGATCCTggcaatcacttttttttttttaaaggaggctccatgcccactgtggagcccaatgctggccttgaactcaccatcctgatatcatgacctaaactgagatcaagagtcccatgctgaaccaactgagccacccaggtgcccctccccaataactttttttttttttaagattttatttattttatttgacagagagagggatcacaagtaggcagagaggcaggcagagacagagggggaagcaggctccctgctgagcagagggcccgatgtggggctcgatcccaggacaccgagatcatggcctgagccgaaggcagcggcttaatccactgagccacccaggcgcccccccccccaataactTTTAAGgcatattatcattattattaaccCTTCTCCCTCCGTTTACATGTAGGGAAGGTTCAGAGAAGGTAAGAGACTTAACCAAAATTGGTTCTTATCTGGGTGCATTATTATAGTTAAAAACTACTGGTTCAAGAATCCTGAgtgtttattttgaaacatttgcAGCTTCTTCCAAACTGtatcccagaaggagaaagaatccttTTGGAACCCCAGTAAATGATTTATAAGAGTTATGGAGATCCTGGGcagctgggtgcctcagtcggttgggtgtctgccttcagctcaggtcatgatccctgagtccttgCACTAAGCCTCAgggatccctgcttggtggggaacctgcttctccctctgccctcacctgcGCTCCTGCCcccgctctctctcaaataaataatcttttttttaaagatttgttttttaatttattaatttgacagagatcagaagtaggcagggagagagaggaggaagcaggctctccacggagcagagagcccgattgggggTTCGATtacaggaccccgagatcatgacctgagcccaaggcagaggctttaacccactgagccacccaggcgcccctcaaataatcttaaaaataaaaaaaaggagagtcaTAAAGGAAgcacagaattaaaaatatattttttccttctttgaagaaataatctatacacagatttgaaaaaaaccaaaattatgtGCGGAGAAAAGCAAGTGTCAGTTTCTAAAACACCCCCTGCAGAGGCAGTTATCGATTTGTGCGGGTCCTTTCAGACCCGCAACTATAAAAACccaaatagggcgcctgggtggctcagtgggttaagccgctgccttcggctcaggtcatgatctcagggtcctgggatcgagtcccgcatcgggctctctgctcagcagggagcctgcttccctctctctctctctgcctgcctctccatctacttgtgatttctctctgtcaaataaatgaataaaatctttaaaaaaaaaaaaaacccaaatataaaaatttattctaaatggTAAGCGCTTGTTACAACCGAAGTTAGCAAATATCTGGGcccttttcagtttcatttttacagATTTAGTGCCAGAAGGAAGTtaacctctccttctcccttggtCTCTCCGGGGGCGGTTGATTCTATCGACTCTCCACGTCTCACGCCTTAAGAGGCTCCGCCCCTTCATCCGCCTTCATCCACCAGGCGAAGTATTTTTTTTGGCTCGCCTTTTAAAGTCTCGCGATAGGCTACCCGCTTCCCATAACTCCGTGCGCTCGCCCCTCCCGTCCTCTTTCCGCCATCTTTCTTTGCCGGTGAGTGTCTCTCTCTGAGGGACCCAACATCATCCGTTGGCTATCTGGGCCATCCTGCGGTCTGAGCCTCCATTTCGGAGCTCTCTGATGATGCCAGGGTCCTTTTGGGCCGAGGATTCTGCTCTTTCGGGGGTTTGGGCAGGCGTAGGGGAGAGTCATGCCCGTCCGCCCCACGCTCTGCACTTTGGGGAGGCCGTTCTGTGAGGCGCAGGCCGCAGCACTGGCGGGAACCAGAACGCTGTCGACCATTCGGAGAGGCGGTAGCCCCAACTGGGCGGCTGCAGGACCTCTTCTCAGTGGTTGAGGCGGCACCTTGCCTCCGGGCGGCGGGAAGCATCGGGGCTGGGGGCCCCGATGGTCTGTGCAGCTTCCCATTACTGCTGCCGTTCTGTGAGCTTGCTTAGGATGCCGAGGCCACTTAGCCGGGAAGACTGCATTCTGCCTGGGATGGCAGCTTGCTAGGAACTAACCTGGGTCTTGTGGGCTCCAGGGTTTCCCTTGATGCTTGATTGGGCTTGAGGAAGCAGCTTGGATCCTTAGAGTTGGAGCTTGAAGCATGCTTTGGTCTTCATCCTTTTTCTCCCAGCGTTACTGGGGTGTCTTGGATTTGGTGCCCATTAGGGTGGAGTCGAGTCCGGCGCACGTAAAAAGTTCCTCCTTGCCACTGGGGTGCAGTTTGCCGTCGGGGCACGATGGTCGCTGGCTCAAGAACGGGCGTTTTATTAGTTGTGTTCGTGACAGTGGTGTCCTTTGGATGTTAGGACAAGGCTGACATTGAGTTGGTTAACTTGGAGGACAACATTAAAAAGTACAGGTGCTGCCGGATTTGAGAAGTTTGGAAAACGTGCCCGGTGATTCTCAGGCCCCCGTTTTGAATAACCGACCGACCGTAGTAGCTTTTATTGTCGTTTTGGTAGCTGCCATTGCCCTCGGGGACGTGCCTGCTTAGAGGTAGGAAAACTTCATGATCGAGGCCGAAAGGAAATTTCGGAGGTGTTCGCCCTGGAATGCTTGGGTGCCCTTTGAGGTTGAGAATGCCGGtaaaacactcttttttttccttccctgaacaGCCATAATGGTGCGCATGAATGTCCTGGCAGATGCTCTCAAGAGCATCAACAATGCTGAAAAGAGAGGCAAACGCCAGGTTCTTATTAGGCCGTGCTCCAAAGTCATCGTCCGGTTTCTCACTGTGATGATGAAGCACGGTAAGTGTGTCGCTGTGTCCTGTGTTTTCATGGGAGGATATTAAAGGAATCAGTTTTGTAGAAAGGAAGTGTGCAGGAGAGGACTGgggaggtgaggtgggggtgATGGCAGTCATACTGGGGGACTGAGGCAGGTGAATTAGACTGGAGGCGGGAAAGCTTGGACAGAAGCTAGTCAGGAAGCCCCAAGGAAGTTAGGACTGTTGAAGGGAGGAGGAAGTTTGTGACCGTTGCTCTGCTAATCGTTTGAGAGCTAACCTGGCCACTTCTGTGTAATACTGCGGCTGCAACGTACCACTGAGCGTGTCCTGAGCTCTCCTGAGGGCTTTGGAATGGAAAGGAGAATTGCTCTCTGTCTTGGGCACAAAGCAGCCTTTGCGAGGAGCAAGGGGAAAACAATCCTCCTGTTGGAATTGCAGAGGGGGTTGTTTTTGGGTGTTGGCCCCCAAGTTTAAAATACTAGGCTATACAAATTTTGGTCTGGAGCAACTGTCTTTGCTCAGAAATAGTCACTGAGATGATGTGAAAGCATCTAGTAGGCAAAGTGGGAATTTATACTACAGCATAAATACTTCGGTCTCTGAAATTCCCGTCTGTCCTTTAATAGAGCCATTTATGTTCTGTAGGTTACATTGGCGAATTTGAAATCATTGATGATCACAGAGCGGGGAAGATTGTTGTGAACCTCACAGGCAGGTTGAACAAGGTAAGAATTGTTTATTTTCCACATAGAAGATTCTTCTTATGAATTATTCATGGTGCTAAACATTTTGTAATTTCCCCTGTAAAACCAAATTAGTGGTGTGCTTGCTCTGtcagggtaaaagaaaaaaaaagggagttgattaaaatcattaatttttatgtCACATTTTAATTGATTTGTTCTCCAGGGTTGTATTTCTCCAGATTGTTGACATTGTAATGTTTGTGAAGTGTGGGCCCTTTGAGGGGAGTTGCTGTAGGGTGGGGTGAAAGGATTTTCTTTGAATACGGGATGTTCTGCTGCTCACCCACTGGCTTGAACTTGTGATGTGGCAGGGCTGTAAATAACTTCCGTTCCTCCTCTCGGTGATTTTATGTTGATTTCATTAGTTGTGTTAGTGACTGAATGTGGTTCTCTAACAATATTAATACCTACATTTTTGCCATTGCGGGCTGTATTGCTGTCTGTATGGGAGTTTCGTACTCCCTTTCAGTTTGACTTCTCAGCCTGGTGGATCTGTTGGGTCTGTTGACTTTGTGGCTAACCTTACTGCATGTATTTTGGGGATAGGTGTCTCTAACAAGTTAGGGTCCCTGAATTGCTCCCCTGCTTTTTGTGGTCAGGTTTCTAGCTTTCAGATTTACATGGAGCCTGCCATCCTGTGGCCAACACAGATGAGGGGAAAACAGGCCCAGAAATGAGTCGTGGTTAGTGGCAGGGGCCAGATTGATTGGTAAGGTTATTGTCTGGTCCACCAGTTTGTTTTACAAAGTTGCTTCCCTGTATAGTGAACTTTGTTGATGTGTGGATTGATACCTAATGTTAGATGAAAACTACTGGGGGTGAAGTTTTTCTGAGGGATTAGAAGAGTTTTCAGGTAAATTAtgagactgttttgttttgttctagtcACTCTGATCCTCACAGTGTGTTCTTGAAGTAGAAAAggatgtgtgtttttcttttaatattttatttatttatttgacacagagagagagagtgatcacaagtaggcagagaggcaggcagagagaagaggaagcaggctccctgctgggcagagagcccaaagcagggctcgatcccaggaccctgggatcatgacctgagccgaaggcagaggctttaactcactgagccacccaggcgcccggaagaGGATGTGCTTTTTCCTAATTTTAGGAGTTGAGATGCTGAGATAGGAGTTATCCTCAAGGTCTCCCAACTAGTTGGTAACCAGTGGGAGAGCTGGTTACAGTATGTAGTTGATAGAACATCTTAACTCTGTCCTGCGGAAGACTGacttgatgtttaaaaaaaaaaacacccacaacCCAAAAAACTTAAGTTGGGTAAGTCATGTGCACCCATTCAACTATATGTAAAACATGAGAAATAAGTTTGAACAGAGTATTTCTCAAGTGGAAATCCTTTGTGGGCATCCTTGTTCTGTGGTAAAGTAATTTGAAATATTCTGGCTAAGAGGCAGTTGAAATCCAGATCCTGCTCCTTAGCTGTCTCTCCTCCGCCCCCCAcgcagcttttatttatttgagaggagagagcgTGAGGGGGGTGGGTAGagtcagagggcagagggagaagcaggttccctgctgagcagagagctcaactctgggctccatctcaggtgacctgagtcaaaggtagatgctctgtgaactgagccacccaggcacccctagccgtTTGATTTTGGTTGGCCAGAACAAACTTCAGTTTTCAGTTTCTCTAAAGTTGAGTTTTCCTCCTTTGTAGGACACTTTCCTCAGTTACCTTCATGCAAGAGATGGATATACCCCATACTGTGGAAATTTAGTGGTGTTGAGAAGTAAGGTAGTGTTAGAAGTTAGATAGGAATTCTGGTTTGGGAAAGGTTTAGCTATTAGCTGAGTGAGGGATTTTGCTGGAATAAATAAAAGCCCGGGTGTGGTGGAGTGGAGGCCTCAGAAAGTCTACCATTTAGCTTGCTTGGAGAAAGATGGCATTTCCCTATTCCTCCATCTGTATTGTGGGATTGCCTTTGACA includes:
- the RPS15A gene encoding small ribosomal subunit protein uS8, which encodes MVRMNVLADALKSINNAEKRGKRQVLIRPCSKVIVRFLTVMMKHGYIGEFEIIDDHRAGKIVVNLTGRLNKCGVISPRFDVQLKDLEKWQNNLLPSRQFGFIVLTTSAGIMDHEEARRKHTGGKILGFFF